A part of Acropora palmata chromosome 8, jaAcrPala1.3, whole genome shotgun sequence genomic DNA contains:
- the LOC141889441 gene encoding calcium-activated potassium channel subunit beta-4-like — translation MDEFRKGENSAAIAQDVNFFPSPQGTQQPSHVGATGRVEMPPAYSQMPPNLPGTYNIGQPQGVWNPQGPPSYPQQQPFQYGMYPPQCASIPASGAQGAAIRHGIARSVVVLGQGNRRRSCTYRLTRLAISFLILGIVLLIILGVLIVGPTINDTKLLSSRCTVISSEKGGVKSCDCGRYCTSHYPCWEIQVTYNDRGTKHKAYLYQNVYASKNKCSAQPCSRDGNSNSIDVYSFRSNYGKEGDSYTCYYNPKTPAEAFKNRGEVSTDKMTVLHCILWPLLVVLISVLSLAALFCRSYGHCCFKKRDASVPYQGLQEARA, via the exons ATGGATGAGTTTAGAAAAGGGGAAAACTCGGCCGCAATTGCACAAgatgtcaatttttttccctctccGCAAGGAACGCAGCAACCTTCACATGTAGGAGCAACAGGAAGAGTTGAAATGCCTCCTGCTTATTCTCAAATGCCTCCCAATCTACCAGGGACTTATAATATTGGGCAACCACAGGGAGTGTGGAATCCTCAAG GACCTCCTAGTTATCCTCAACAGCAGCCATTCCAGTATGGAATGTACCCTCCACAGTGTGCCAGCATTCCTGCCAGTGGAGCCCAAGGTGCTGCCATCCGCCACGGAATTGCAAGAAGTGTGGTGGTACTAGGGCAGGGCAACCGACGTAGAAGTTGTACCTACCGTCTAACAAGGCTGGCAATTTCTTTCCTGATATTGGGAATTGTCCTTCTTATTATTCTGGGTGTCTTAATTGTGGGACCAACTATCAACGATACCAAGTTGTTGAGCAGTCGCTGCACAGTGATTTCTAGTGAAAAGGGTGGTGTGAAAAGCTGTGATTGTGGGAGGTATTGTACCTCTCACTACCCCTGTTGGGAGATTCAAGTCACTTACAATGACAGAGGGACAAAGCACAAAGCCTACTTGTATCAGAATGTCTACGCCTCCAAAAACAAG TGTAGTGCACAACCTTGTTCGCGGGACGGGAATtccaattccattgacgtgtACAGCTTTCGATCCAACTATGGTAAAGAGGGTGATTCTTACACCTGCTATTACAATCCCAAAACTCCTGCCGAGGCGTTCAAAAATCGCGGCGAAGTGTCGACTGATAAAATGACGGTACTGCATTGCATTCTGTGGCCTTTGCTTGTCGTGTTGATCAGCGTCCTTTCCCTGGCAGCTCTCTTCTGTCGAAGCTATGGTCACTGCTGTTTCAAGAAGCGTGATGCGTCGGTGCCTTATCAAGGCTTGCAAGAGGCAAGGGCTTGA
- the LOC141889865 gene encoding ribosomal oxygenase 1-like: MKAHSRKRSAFSIYQSHRKTEVETETREEGKTDKTPGARKRRHEESSTNRSAKRFNKADSASSKSVNSEETNGVFDQEDHSSDNTETKKGKGKLLSKANKLRQSLTFSSRKKKRQGYQSYDGDLEKSSSSVTINSCPGSTDCGTEGDAVRDDGGDLQQEEMEADKLFSWLISPVKPGKFFSDLWEQKPLLVKRHQANYNEGWFSTKEFDDILRQRCVQFSVNLDVTSYKNGVRETHNPRGRALAPVVWDFYENGCSVRLLNPQTFSRSIWRLTSLLQEYFGCFVGANVYLTPPGSQGFAPHYDDIEAFVVQLEGRKHWRLYNPRSDMETLPRYSSTNFSEDEIGEPILDTELVAGDVLYFPRGTIHQADTSSDSHSLHITLSTYQKNAWIDFMEKLLPGALQVAFEEDLEFREGLPLNFLHYMGVANAEVNNKSRTEFLKKVEKLMMKLVSHAPVDAAADQLSVGILHDCLPPVLTEEETKKSIFGSDSSWKDGSISNKITIDGETEVRLIRRGVARLVVEGECVNVYHTLENSRVYHQNELDRVEFGLEAEPMVEIILASFPEYIKVSDLPHDDINYKVDLVTLLYEKGILVRK; this comes from the exons ATGAAAGCGCACTCAAGAAAACGTTCAGCATTTTCTATTTATCAGTCGCATCGGAAAACAGAAGTTGAAACTGAGACACGGGAAGAAGGAAAAACGGACAAGACGCCTGGCGCGCGAAAGAGACGACACGAGGAGAGTTCGACCAACCGGTCTGCTAAAAGGTTCAATAAAGCTGACAGTGCTAGCAGCAAAAGTGTGAACAGTGAAGAGACAAATGGAGTTTTTGATCAAGAAGATCACAGCTCAGACAATacggaaacaaagaaagggaaaGGCAAATTGTTAAGCAAGGCTAATAAACTCCGCCAGAGCTTGACTTTCTCGAGCAGGAAGAAAAAGAGGCAAGGTTATCAAAGTTACGATGGCGATTTGGAGAAGTCCTCTAGTAGTGTTACCATCAACAGCTGCCCTGGGAGTACAGATTGCGGGACAGAAGGGGATGCAGTGCGGGACGATGGCGGTGATTTACAACAAGAAGAGATGGAAGCTGACAAGCTGTTCTCCTGGTTAATCAGTCCAGTGAAACCTGGGAAGTTTTTCAG TGATTTATGGGAACAAAAACCACTGTTGGTCAAAAGACATCAAGCAAATTACAATGAAGGCTGGTTCAGTACAAAAGAGTTTGATGATATACTGAGACAG CGCTGTGtccaattttctgtaaacttgGATGTCACCTCATATAAGAATGGAGTGCGAGAGACCCACAATCCCAGAGGCAGAGCACTGGCACCTGTTGTTTGGGATTTTTATGAG AATGGCTGTTCAGTGAGATTACTGAATCCACAAACCTTTTCTCGCTCCATCTGGAGGTTGACGTCACTTTTGCAGGAATATTTTGGTTGCTTTGTGGGTGCAAATGT TTATCTTACTCCCCCTGGTTCACAAGGATTTGCACCACACTATGATGACATTGAAGCCTTTGTTGTGCAGCTTGAAGGAAGAAAACACTGGCGTCTTTATAATCCAAG GAGCGACATGGAAACATTACCGAGATACTCCAGTA CAAATTTTTCAGAGGATGAAATTGGAGAACCTATCCTTGATACAGAGCTTGTTGCTGGAGATGTTCTTTATTTTCCAAGAGGAACAATTCATCAG GCAGACACTTCAAGTGACTCACACTCTTTACACATCACACTGTCCACTTATCAAAAGAATGCTTGGATAGATTTTATGGAAAAA CTACTTCCTGGAGCTCTACAAGTTGCTTTTGAAGAGGATCTGGAATTCCGGGAAGGTTTACCCCTCAATTTTCTCCACTATATGGGTGTGGCCAATGCAGAGGTG AACAACAAATCGAGAACTGAGTTTCtcaaaaaagtggaaaaactTATGATGAAGTTGGTGTCACATGCTCCTGTGGATGCAGCAGCTGACCAG TTATCTGTTGGCATTCTTCATGACTGCTTGCCTCCTGTCCTAACAGAAG aagaaacaaaaaagagcaTTTTTGGAAGTGATTCATCCTGGAAGGATGGAAGTATCTCAAACAAAATTACCATTGATGGAGAGACAGAAGTAAGACTCATAAGAAGAGGGGTTGCGAG ATTGGTAGTGGAGGGCGAATGTGTCAATGTTTATCACACATTGGAAAATTCCCGCGTTTATCATCAAAATGAATTGGACAGAGTTGAGTTTGGTCTTGAG gCTGAACCAATGGTAGAAATCATCTTGGCCAGTTTTCCAGAGTATATCAAAGTAAGCGATCTTCCGCATGACGACATCAACTACAAA GTTGATTTAGTCACGTTGCTCTACGAGAAAGGAATCCTTGTAAGGAAATga
- the LOC141889999 gene encoding palmitoyltransferase ZDHHC22-like — MSSKLTGFTRDRYPGKTPKTKIFGPHLLGVGYVFTTIILVFWLEVFEVIPSLFQPFNRLFLVNLVLFIYSMINIIGNYYHLVTADTFSKNSETQNEERDGVFYCQSCAQNSPPRSHHCSVCDRCVLRRDHHCFFAATCVGHTNLRFFLVFNFFVFITSAYVFVINLFYLHHAIGPLLPVSFEAICKVVPLLTLFKVWTGSVTFFYYLVVVVTWLCMIQVLGCVTCFSFQMALLFLGQTTYEWRHNIHIYDKGWRKNFLGICGSHWYLWWLFPFPQSNPAVPKDDDDFLQYISKTSKYV; from the coding sequence ATGTCCTCGAAATTGACTGGATTTACCCGAGATAGGTATCCTGGCAAaacaccaaaaacaaaaatatttggacCTCATTTGCTTGGAGTTGGATATGTCTTTACAACAATCATTCTTGTTTTTTGGTTGGAAGTTTTCGAAGTGATACCAAGTTTGTTCCAACCCTTTAACAGGCTCTTTCTTGTGAACTTAGTACTGTTTATATACTCCATGATCAACATCATCGGAAACTACTATCACTTGGTAACAGCTGATACATTTTCCAAGAACTCCGAAACGCAGAATGAAGAAAGAGATGGAGTATTTTACTGTCAATCATGCGCGCAGAATTCGCCTCCAAGGTCTCACCATTGCTCGGTCTGTGACAGGTGTGTTTTAAGACGAGATCATCACTGTTTTTTTGCTGCAACCTGCGTTGGTCACACAAACTTGCGAttctttttagttttcaatttttttgtatttattacTTCTGCTTATGTGTTTGTTATAAATCTTTTCTACCTTCACCACGCTATCGGGCCGTTACTTCCGGTAAGCTTCGAAGCCATTTGTAAGGTGGTTCCGCTACTGACCTTGTTTAAGGTGTGGACCGGAAGTGTCACGTTCTTCTACTACCTGGTGGTTGTCGTGACATGGCTTTGTATGATTCAAGTTCTTGGATGTGTGACATGCTTTTCCTTTCAAATGGCTCTGCTATTTTTGGGACAGACAACCTATGAATGGAGACACAACATACATATTTATGATAAAGGTTGGAGGAAGAACTTTCTTGGTATTTGTGGAAGTCATTGGTATCTGTGGTGGCTGTTTCCATTTCCTCAGTCAAATCCAGCAGTGCcaaaagatgatgatgacttTCTTCAATATATTTctaaaacatcaaaatatgtttaa
- the LOC141890000 gene encoding cardiolipin synthase (CMP-forming)-like: protein MAGACLSCKALRSKLYSMTFLKPMFISTELKHVIPAGLISRTGFIHCRRFYENRNSARCLSLRDRRQFNVNDMPRINTQWSRNINGTLFLLHRDPGEAKLRGIQFKAKIEQMKEMKEDVFTIPNLLSTLRMLSTPVLGYLVLSQDYVSSVALFGIAGITDLLDGFIARNFKNQKSVLGTILDPLADKILISVLTVSLTMVSLLPVPLTVLILSRDAFLVTYAFYLRFKSLPSPKSFSRYFDINLPTVELRPNLLGKVNTVLQLALVGCSLAAPVLGFVDHPYLHYLWFTVATSTIMSSISYLIYFKESVKYLK, encoded by the exons ATGGCGGGCGCTTGTTTGTCGTGCAAAGCGCTGCGCTCAAAATTGTACAGCATGACATTCCTCAAACCGATGTTTATTTCAACAGAACTCAAACATGTTATACCTGCGGGTTTGATCTCTAGAACGGGCTTCATTCACTGTCGGCGTTTCTACGAGAATAGAAATTCTGCACGCTGTTTGTCCCTCAGGGATCGACGACAATTTAATGTCAATGATATGCCCAGGATTAACACCCAGTGGTCACGAAATATAAATGGCACGTTATTTTTGCTGCATCGAGATCCTGGAGAGGCAAAGCTCAGGGGAATCCAATTCAAGGCGAAAATtgagcaaatgaaagaaatg AAAGAAGACGTATTTACCATTCCAAACTTGCTGTCAACTCTCAGAATGCTTTCCACACCTGTCCTTGGCTACCTGGTGCTTTCACAGGATTATGTCAGCTCCGTGGCATTGTTTGGAATTGCAGGGATCACTGACTTG CTTGATGGATTCATagcaaggaatttcaaaaaCCAGAAATCTGTTCTAGGCACCATTTTGGACCCTTTGGCTGACAAGATTCTTATATCTGTTCTGACAGTCTCTCTTACAATGGTCTCTCTTTTACCAG TTCCTCTAACTGTGTTGATCCTCAGTCGAGATGCTTTTCTTGTCACCTATGCATTTTACCTCAGATTTAAGTCCCTTCCTTCACCG AAATCTTTTTCCAGATATTTTGACATCAACTTACCCACTGTAGAATTAAGACCAAACTTGCTTGGCAAG gtCAATACTGTCTTGCAGTTAGCTTTAGTTGGTTGTTCATTGGCAGCACCTGTTCTAGGTTTTGTAGATCACCCATATCTGCATTATTTATG gttCACAGTAGCAACTTCAACCATAATGTCCAGTATTAGTTACCTCATCTACTTTAAAGAAtctgtaaaatatttgaaataa